CCGATGCTGACCGCCTGGCCCAGCGCGTCCATCAGGCCGCGCGCCATCGGGCCCTCGCGCGCCGGGGTGATCGCGACCTCGCCCAGCGTGCCGTCCTCGTATTCGCCGGTGCGCAGGAACAGCCGGTGGCCGCCGACACTGGCCTTCTGCGTGAAGCCGCCATGGCGTGCCGGCAGGTTGCGCCGTGCCCCGCGTTCCAGCGCCAGGCGCGCGCGCAGCGGCACGGCCGTGGCGTCGGGCCGGGCGGGCATGCGGTCGACGAACCCGGCCACGGCGCGATGCATGGCCTGATGGGCCTGGGTGTCGGGCAGCCGCAGCACGGTCTCGCCCGCCAGGGCGGCGGCGAAGGCGGATTCGGGCGTCAGGCCGCGCCAGGCCAGCCGTGCCAGGGTGCTGGCGGCCAGGCGCCCGTCCGGCCGCAGGGGCGAGAAGATCGGGGCCAGCCCGCAGGCCTCGACCCCCAGCAGGGCGTCGATCGGGCCGGGGGCGGAAAATCCGGTCTCGATGCGGGGCAGGATGGTGTCGGTTTCCACCGCGGCATCGCGCCAGACGGCCCGGGCGGCCTCCGCCAGGCCCGGCACGACGCTGCGCGCGGGCGGCAGCAGCAGGGAATCGACCCCGCCGCCGGCATGCGCGACCGACGTCGCCAGCGACGCCAGGCTGCACGCCACGTCACGTGCCGTCTCGCTGTCATAATCCAGGCCCAGCGCGGCCAGGCAGGCATCGAGGTTGGTCAGCAGCAGGTTGCCCGCGACCAGGGGCGGCTGGGGCAGGTCCGACTGGCGCGGATCGGGACCGGCCCCGGTTTTCGTCCCCGCCCTGGCCCCCGCCGTGCGGGCCTTGGCCTTGCCGCCGGTCGGAGGCGCCGGAGGCGGAAGGTCGAGGAACGGCAGTTCACCGTTGCGCAGCGCGGCCTTGCGCTCGGCGGCGTCGCGCAGCACCAGGCACATCAGGCGCAGCGCGGCCACGAAATCGTCGGCCAGGAAGCCGGACCCGGGCTGCACGAACCCCGCCAGGTTGACGATGAAGCCGGGGCGCCGGTCATGCTGGCCGGTCCACAGCGACTCCGTCGGGGCGGCCTGGCGCATCATCAGCAGGCATGACAGCGACCGCGCCTGGGCGGCAAGGGGACCGACCGCCAGGTCGTCCACCCAGCGCGCGGCCTCGGCCGCCAGGCGGACCGTGCCGCGCCCCGGCGCCATCCGCGCCAGCGCAGCCGCGGCCTCGTCGTCCCAATCGACGGGCAGGGTGACGGCGCGGAGGGCGTCGTCCGGGTCCGCGGCGGCCTGCGTGGTACGCATGCGTACGCCGTTCCAATGGCTTCGGGCTGTCATGACCATCAGTCTAGGCTCGCTTCGTGACGGGGCGAAAGCCGGATATGGTAGGTCCATACCTATACAGACCACTGTATATTGTGGATATGGGGGATAACTCGCGGGTTCCGCGATCCCGGACATGTGAGGATGCGCGCCGTCGGCGCGGGATGGACCCGGAGCGGAAAACGAGGCTAGTCTGCGGCCATGGCAAATCTCGGCACCCGGATCTACACCAAATTCAAGGGCCGTCTGGTCGGCAAGGACGCCGACGGTCGCTGCTATTACGAGGCGCGGACCGCGAATCGCACCGGCGGCGGCGTGACCCGGCACGAACGCTGGGTCATCTACCATAAGGGCGAGGACGCGTCGGCCGTGCCGGCGGAATGGTGGGGGTGGCTGCATCACCAGGATGCGGCCCCGCTGCCGGAAAGCGCCCGCCAGCCCTGGCAGGTGCCTTTCCAGCCCAACCGCACCGGCACCCCCGAGGCCTACCGCCCCCCCGGCAGCGATTATCGTGGCGGCCGGCGTGCCGAATCGACCAGCGATTATGAGGCGTGGTTTCCCGAAGGGTGAATCGGCGGACGTAACCTGTTAAGGTCTGCCCGCCGTAGTATTAGGGAAACGATGTCATATGGTCAGTGCGGTTCCAGTCAAAGGGGGCCGGAGTTCGGTCGAACTCGCCGCGGGATGCGCGGTGCTTGCCGTGCTGGGCGGGTTGCTCGCCCTTGCGGTGGTCGACAAGGGGCACCGGCATGAGGACGGGTATCGTCTCAATGCCGCCTTCGCCCATATCGACGGGTTGTCCGTGGGCTCCGACGTTCGGCTGGCGGGCGTGACCGTCGGGCAGGTGGTCGCCGAACGGGTCGATCCGTCCAGCTTCAAGGCCCAGGTGACGTTCACGGTCCGCCCCGATATTCACCTGCCGACCGACAGCGCCGCCATCATCACCAGCGACAGCCTGCTGGGCGGGAAGTACATCGCCCTGTCGCCGGGCGGGAACGACGCCACGCTGCACCCGGGGGCGGCGATCGCCGAGACGCAGGGATCGATCAGCCTGGAACAATTGCTCAGCCGCTTCATCTTCTCGGTGACCGATTCCATGACGCGGAACAATCAGCAGAAGGCGAATGCCCAGGGTACCGGTACCCAGGGTGCGCCCCAGGCAACCGGTCCGGGCAGTGCGCCGGCGGGGGGGCATGGCGGCGGGGACGATCTGCCATGAACGCCACGGATGTGAATGACGAGGTGCAAAAGGACGGGGCCCTGCCCGCGCCGCCCGCGATCTGGCGCCAGTCCGACGGCAGCCCGGTTTCCTGTCAGGACAAGATCCGGGTCCTGGCCGAAAATTACGCCGAACTGTGCGACGTCATGCGCGATGCGTTCGAAGACGCGGTGCTGATCGGCGTCGATGAGGACGAAATGCGGCGGATCATTTCGGGAATCGTAGCCGCCTTGCGAAGCCCAAGATCTTGAGACTGATTCTGTCCCTGGCCGTCCTGTCGGCGGTCCCGGTGGGGATCGCGGCGCGGGCGGCGGAAATGGTGCCTCCGCCGCTGGTTTATCCCGCCGATACCTGGCAGGGCCGCTCGGTCGCCACCGTCCGGGTGCTGGACGGGTTGGATTCCCACGTCCAGTCGCTGACGATTCCGGTCGGGCAGGACGTGACGTACCGGGCGCTGACCATCCATGTCGGCGCCTGCCGCGACCGGCCGGCGACGCTGGTGCCCGATTCGGCCGGATGGCTGACGATCCGCGACACGCGGCAGGACGGGCGGGGCTTCGACGGCTGGATGCTGGCGGGCGAGCCGTTCCTGGGTGTGTTCCAGGACCCGGTCTATACCGTGCAAATCGTCAGCTGCACCGGGGATATCGTGGCCCCTATTCCCCCGCCCCTGACCGTGGCCGCCACGGCGGCGGGGCAGGGGGCGCAGGCGGCCCCCGGAGTACAGGTGCAGGGCGCGCAGACGCAGGGCGTGCAGATCCAGAGCACCCAGGTCCAGGTGCCCAGGCCGGTAATCCGCCGGGCGCCCCGACGCCCCAGGGTCCAGGTGCGGCCCCGGCTCCCGCTCCCGCCTCTCCGCCCCAGATGTCCGGCGCCCCGTTGTCCCTTTCGCCCCCACCCGACGAGCAGGCGCCTGCCTCCGGGGCGCCGCCGGTCGTGGCCGGAACCGGATTGCCCGTTCCGACTGTTGCGCCATCGGCCATTGCGGGCCAGCATGGGGCATTGCCGCCCCCGGTGCCGTATGGGGCGGCCGGGGGTGGGGGCGGGCCGCTTCCGCTGGGGCCGCCGGCGCTTCCGCCCCCGGTCCCGCCGACTTCCGCCGCGCCTCCGCCCGGCGCTTCCTCGGCGACGTCCCAGCCGGGACAGCCCCAATCCCTGCTTCCGCCCTGATGGCGGAGGCAGCAACCTCGGTCCGCGCGGCCGGTTCGGGATGAATGCCGTCCCATCTACGCAAGGAGTGAGACGCCCATGACCCCGACGGACTATGCCGGCCCGGCCGGCCGTTTCATGCCCCCCCCGCACGAAGCCGCCCTGCTGCTGGATTTCGACGGCACGCTGGTCGATATCGCGCCCACGCCCGACTCGGTGGTGGTTCCGCCTGACCTGCTGGACGTGCTGCGGCAGCTGCGGGCAAAATGCGGCGATGCGCTGGCGGTGATTTCGGGCCGGGCCGTGGACCAGATCGATCGTTTCCTGGGTGACGTGCCTTTCGCCGTCGCGGGTGAACACGGGATCGCGGTACGGCATCGGCCGGACGGACCGATCGTGCGCGCCGACCTGCCGCATGTGCCCTCGACCTGGCTGCAGGCGGCGGAAACCCTGGCCGCGGCGCATCCGGGCGTACGGATCGAAACCAAGGTCGCGGGGTTCGTCCTGCATTATCGCGCGGCGCCCGAAACGGCCGACCTGCTGCGCGAGGCAGCAGAAACCTGGGTCGCACCCAGCAATGGGGCGTTCCATATCCAGGCCGCCAAGATGGCATGGGAAATCCGTCCCCACGGCGTGGACAAGGGCCATGCGGTCGCGGAACTGATGCAGTCGCCGCCCTTTGCCGGCCGGCATCCGATCTTCATCGGTGACGACGTGACGGACGAGGACGGCATTCGCCAGGCCGCCGCGCTGGGCGGCGTGGGGTTCCGCATCCCCAGGGATTTCCCCGATCCCGCCGCCTTCCGGGCCTGGCTGGCGACTCTGGCGAAAGGGGGGAACGATTCATGGGGCGTCTGATCATCGTATCGAACCGGGTTCCATCCCCGCGCGAACGCACGCAGCCCGCCGGTGGGCTGACGGTCGGGCTGAAGGATGCGCTGCGCGGCGGTTCGTCGCTATGGTTCGGCTGGTCGGGCAACCAGGCCGAGACCGACGCCGACCCCCAGCCCAGCTTCGACACGGTCGAGGGCGTGACCTATGCCACCATCGACCTGACCGCCCGCCAGCACGAGGGATTCTACCAGAATTTCTCGAACGGCATCCTCTGGCCGCTGTTTCACTACCGCGTCGGGCTGATGAACTATTCCCGCCGCGACTGGCAGACCTATCTGGAGGTCAACGCCCTGTTCGCGCGCTGCCTGGTGCCGCTGCTGCGCCCCGACGACGTGATCTGGGTCCATGATTATCACCTGTTCCCGCTGGGCCAGGCGCTGCGCGATCTGGGGGTGACGACGCGCATCGGCTTCTTCCTGCATATCCCCGTCCCGCCCTGGAGCCTGGTGCGGTCCATGCCCGGCGCGGAACTGCTGCTGGAGGACATGCAGGCCTATGACCTGATCGGCGTGCAGACTGACGAGGATGCCGACAACCTGAACCAGGCCTTCCGCCTGAACGGCCTGGAGGAACGGGCCCGGGCCTTTCCCATCGGGATCGATCCGTATGAATTCCGCGCCCAGGCCGAGGCCAGCGTCCTGCGTGACGAGGCCGGGCGCCTGCGGACCAGCCTGCGGGGGGCCGCGCTGATCCTGGGGGTGGACCGGCTGGATTACTCCAAGGGCCTGCCCGAGCGGTTCCGGGGGTACGAAGCGCTGATGGCGCGCTATCCCGAACATCGGGGCAAGGTGACCTTCCTGCAGGTCGCCCCGGTCTCGCGCGGCGATGTCGAGGAATATCGCCTGCTGCGCCGGCAACTGGACGAGCTGACCGGGCGGATCAACGGCGCTTATGCCGAATTCGACTGGACGCCCATCCGCTATATCACGCGGCCGATCGCGCGTGACATCCTGGCCGGGTTCTATCGCATGGCCGATGTCGCGCTGATCACGCCGCTGCGCGACGGGATGAACCTGGTGGCCAAGGAATATGTCGCGGCGCAGAACGCGGCGGCACCGGGCGTGCTGGTGTTGTCGCACTTCGCCGGGGCGGCGCCGGAAATGGACGAGGCCGTTCTGGTCAACCCCTATGACGCCGACGAAATCGCCGACGCGCTGCATCAGGCGCTGACCATGAGCCTGGACGAAC
This genomic stretch from Gluconacetobacter diazotrophicus PA1 5 harbors:
- a CDS encoding TSCPD domain-containing protein — its product is MVMTARSHWNGVRMRTTQAAADPDDALRAVTLPVDWDDEAAAALARMAPGRGTVRLAAEAARWVDDLAVGPLAAQARSLSCLLMMRQAAPTESLWTGQHDRRPGFIVNLAGFVQPGSGFLADDFVAALRLMCLVLRDAAERKAALRNGELPFLDLPPPAPPTGGKAKARTAGARAGTKTGAGPDPRQSDLPQPPLVAGNLLLTNLDACLAALGLDYDSETARDVACSLASLATSVAHAGGGVDSLLLPPARSVVPGLAEAARAVWRDAAVETDTILPRIETGFSAPGPIDALLGVEACGLAPIFSPLRPDGRLAASTLARLAWRGLTPESAFAAALAGETVLRLPDTQAHQAMHRAVAGFVDRMPARPDATAVPLRARLALERGARRNLPARHGGFTQKASVGGHRLFLRTGEYEDGTLGEVAITPAREGPMARGLMDALGQAVSIGLQYGAPLDAYVDAFAYTRFGPAGTVEGDSVASYATSLLDYAFRALSDAYLGHRLPDAPHQDDIADAPSPMLPLDFPAAPDGRASGGRRGGRLRLVG
- a CDS encoding NADH-ubiquinone oxidoreductase subunit NDUFA12 family protein, which encodes MANLGTRIYTKFKGRLVGKDADGRCYYEARTANRTGGGVTRHERWVIYHKGEDASAVPAEWWGWLHHQDAAPLPESARQPWQVPFQPNRTGTPEAYRPPGSDYRGGRRAESTSDYEAWFPEG
- the mlaD gene encoding outer membrane lipid asymmetry maintenance protein MlaD gives rise to the protein MVSAVPVKGGRSSVELAAGCAVLAVLGGLLALAVVDKGHRHEDGYRLNAAFAHIDGLSVGSDVRLAGVTVGQVVAERVDPSSFKAQVTFTVRPDIHLPTDSAAIITSDSLLGGKYIALSPGGNDATLHPGAAIAETQGSISLEQLLSRFIFSVTDSMTRNNQQKANAQGTGTQGAPQATGPGSAPAGGHGGGDDLP
- a CDS encoding DUF2155 domain-containing protein, translated to MRLILSLAVLSAVPVGIAARAAEMVPPPLVYPADTWQGRSVATVRVLDGLDSHVQSLTIPVGQDVTYRALTIHVGACRDRPATLVPDSAGWLTIRDTRQDGRGFDGWMLAGEPFLGVFQDPVYTVQIVSCTGDIVAPIPPPLTVAATAAGQGAQAAPGVQVQGAQTQGVQIQSTQVQVPRPVIRRAPRRPRVQVRPRLPLPPLRPRCPAPRCPFRPHPTSRRLPPGRRRSWPEPDCPFRLLRHRPLRASMGHCRPRCRMGRPGVGAGRFRWGRRRFRPRSRRLPPRLRPALPRRRPSRDSPNPCFRPDGGGSNLGPRGRFGMNAVPSTQGVRRP
- the otsB gene encoding trehalose-phosphatase, coding for MTPTDYAGPAGRFMPPPHEAALLLDFDGTLVDIAPTPDSVVVPPDLLDVLRQLRAKCGDALAVISGRAVDQIDRFLGDVPFAVAGEHGIAVRHRPDGPIVRADLPHVPSTWLQAAETLAAAHPGVRIETKVAGFVLHYRAAPETADLLREAAETWVAPSNGAFHIQAAKMAWEIRPHGVDKGHAVAELMQSPPFAGRHPIFIGDDVTDEDGIRQAAALGGVGFRIPRDFPDPAAFRAWLATLAKGGNDSWGV
- a CDS encoding alpha,alpha-trehalose-phosphate synthase (UDP-forming) → MGRLIIVSNRVPSPRERTQPAGGLTVGLKDALRGGSSLWFGWSGNQAETDADPQPSFDTVEGVTYATIDLTARQHEGFYQNFSNGILWPLFHYRVGLMNYSRRDWQTYLEVNALFARCLVPLLRPDDVIWVHDYHLFPLGQALRDLGVTTRIGFFLHIPVPPWSLVRSMPGAELLLEDMQAYDLIGVQTDEDADNLNQAFRLNGLEERARAFPIGIDPYEFRAQAEASVLRDEAGRLRTSLRGAALILGVDRLDYSKGLPERFRGYEALMARYPEHRGKVTFLQVAPVSRGDVEEYRLLRRQLDELTGRINGAYAEFDWTPIRYITRPIARDILAGFYRMADVALITPLRDGMNLVAKEYVAAQNAAAPGVLVLSHFAGAAPEMDEAVLVNPYDADEIADALHQALTMSLDERRQRWTKLDEDVRRTTAGFWARDFLRALDEAPPVCPV